From a region of the Phycisphaerales bacterium AB-hyl4 genome:
- the fliS gene encoding flagellar export chaperone FliS, producing the protein MPAPATNPYLRTKIMTASPEQLRLMLYDGAIKFCRQGRDAIGRQDFEGSYTALSRAQKIVLELSSSLKHDADPELCKRLAALYTYIYRRLVDANTTRDLDAIDEAIRLIEYERETWQMVIRKAAVGDDTPTPPSVNPYAAGTGDGVLGRLSHSA; encoded by the coding sequence ATGCCCGCACCGGCCACCAATCCGTACCTGCGAACGAAGATCATGACCGCGTCGCCCGAGCAGCTTCGGCTGATGCTCTACGACGGAGCAATCAAGTTCTGTCGCCAGGGCCGTGACGCCATCGGCCGACAGGATTTTGAAGGCAGCTACACCGCCCTCAGCCGGGCGCAGAAGATCGTGCTCGAACTGTCGAGCAGCCTCAAGCACGACGCGGACCCGGAGCTTTGCAAACGGCTGGCAGCGCTGTACACCTACATCTACCGTCGGCTGGTCGACGCGAACACGACGCGCGACCTTGATGCGATCGACGAGGCGATCCGCCTGATCGAGTATGAGCGGGAGACGTGGCAGATGGTGATCCGCAAGGCCGCAGTGGGCGACGACACCCCCACGCCACCGTCCGTCAACCCTTACGCCGCCGGCACGGGTGATGGCGTCCTCGGGCGGTTGTCGCATAGCGCGTGA
- a CDS encoding 6-carboxytetrahydropterin synthase → MLELTRTVRFCLDEAADPSIWASAKDNTYSAWPAMRGLGRYYEISVTCRGEADPQTGYFLNIKHIDEAVREYALPDLAGLLTGPTPASAIPMGELMQRMVNQLYEPLRDTVAELTLHLTPRYALSIRSDDMEHVIVRQQYEFSAAHRLHVPELSDAENREVFGKCNNPAGHGHNYRLEVAVRAPIDPGGRVLDVDELDQTVARHVIDKLDHKHLNHDVPAFKDLNPSVEHISQVIWQMLASAVGPLGPAEGAVVLEEVRVWETEKTVCTYRGPGDGISNC, encoded by the coding sequence ATGCTCGAACTCACCCGCACGGTACGGTTTTGCCTGGATGAGGCGGCGGACCCATCGATCTGGGCCAGCGCGAAAGACAACACGTATTCGGCCTGGCCGGCGATGCGCGGGCTGGGGCGGTATTACGAGATCAGCGTGACCTGTCGCGGCGAGGCCGACCCGCAGACCGGCTACTTTCTGAACATCAAGCACATCGACGAAGCGGTGCGCGAATATGCGTTGCCCGACCTGGCGGGGCTGCTGACCGGTCCGACGCCGGCGTCGGCGATCCCGATGGGCGAGCTGATGCAGCGGATGGTCAACCAGCTTTACGAGCCGTTGCGCGACACGGTCGCCGAGCTGACGTTGCACCTGACGCCGCGCTACGCTTTATCGATCCGGAGTGATGATATGGAACATGTGATTGTGCGTCAGCAGTACGAATTTTCCGCGGCACATCGGCTGCACGTGCCCGAACTGAGCGATGCAGAAAATCGCGAGGTGTTCGGCAAGTGCAACAACCCCGCGGGCCACGGCCACAACTATCGGCTGGAGGTCGCGGTGCGAGCGCCGATCGACCCCGGCGGCCGCGTGCTCGATGTCGACGAACTCGACCAGACAGTCGCTCGGCATGTCATCGACAAGCTGGACCACAAGCACTTGAACCACGACGTGCCCGCGTTTAAGGACCTCAACCCGTCGGTGGAACATATCTCGCAGGTGATCTGGCAGATGCTCGCGTCGGCGGTGGGCCCACTCGGGCCGGCGGAGGGGGCCGTGGTGCTTGAGGAAGTGCGCGTGTGGGAGACGGAGAAGACGGTGTGCACGTATCGCGGGCCGGGCGACGGAATTTCTAATTGCTGA
- a CDS encoding flavoprotein: protein MPAGPSEPDRRQPGSPPANDAAAPTPLADRRIAVALSGGIACYKSATLVSRLAQAGADVRVLMTDAATRFVTPLTFQSLSGKPVLTSIWQSDDMPDSQHVGVARSCELLVIAPASADLIAKLAAGLANDVVCLVAAALPRETPVLLAPAMNAQMWESPITQRNLATLRDLLGWQTVGPDTGWQACRTMGAGRMSEAETIFDAVCKQLA from the coding sequence ATGCCCGCCGGCCCATCCGAACCTGACCGTCGGCAGCCCGGCTCGCCGCCGGCGAACGATGCCGCCGCGCCCACCCCGCTGGCCGACCGCCGCATCGCCGTCGCGCTCTCCGGCGGGATCGCCTGCTACAAGTCGGCCACCCTCGTCAGCCGACTCGCCCAGGCCGGTGCCGACGTGCGCGTGCTCATGACCGACGCGGCGACCCGCTTCGTCACCCCCTTGACCTTCCAGTCGCTGTCCGGCAAGCCGGTGCTCACGAGCATCTGGCAAAGCGATGACATGCCCGACTCGCAACACGTCGGCGTCGCCCGCTCGTGTGAGCTGCTCGTCATTGCGCCCGCCTCAGCGGACCTGATCGCGAAGCTCGCCGCCGGCCTCGCGAACGACGTGGTCTGTCTCGTCGCCGCCGCGCTGCCGCGCGAGACGCCCGTGCTGCTTGCCCCGGCCATGAACGCCCAGATGTGGGAAAGCCCGATCACTCAACGGAACCTCGCCACACTGCGCGATCTGCTCGGCTGGCAGACGGTCGGCCCCGACACCGGCTGGCAGGCCTGCCGAACCATGGGCGCCGGTCGCATGAGCGAAGCCGAAACCATCTTCGACGCGGTCTGCAAACAGCTCGCCTGA
- a CDS encoding DUF3568 family protein → MMRQLRSMASVCLLMAMTLAVGCATPMTSELPGENVTYTRQATQGDVRADVDSVIEAAESVMALMQMDIGEVELREGAHVLPGRTSTGRMVRITVFPYEDEQTSQLRVRIGSFGDQQLSNELYRRIVNRLE, encoded by the coding sequence ATGATGCGACAGTTGCGAAGCATGGCGAGTGTGTGCTTGTTGATGGCGATGACGCTGGCGGTCGGCTGCGCGACGCCGATGACGTCGGAACTGCCAGGCGAAAACGTGACGTATACGCGCCAGGCCACGCAGGGCGACGTGCGAGCGGATGTGGATAGTGTCATCGAAGCCGCCGAGTCGGTCATGGCGTTGATGCAGATGGACATCGGCGAAGTGGAGCTGCGCGAAGGGGCCCACGTATTGCCTGGGCGAACGTCGACCGGCCGAATGGTTCGCATCACGGTCTTTCCTTACGAAGACGAGCAGACGAGTCAGCTGCGCGTCCGCATCGGTTCGTTCGGTGATCAGCAGCTGAGCAACGAGCTTTATCGTCGCATTGTGAATCGGCTGGAGTGA
- a CDS encoding N-acetylneuraminate synthase family protein — MPQVSDWFGPATTTAPPRVWLLAELGVNHDGSVDRALELTRAAKSAGADAIKLQRFEPDRLLSNQALLADYQTGKADDAAALLRSLVLSVDEMRIIRDAARAAGLKFVVTPFSLADVADLASLEVDAVKIASPDAVNLPLLRESANLGVPMLVSTGTCELAELTATVELLRTHSAGGCIMQCVSSYPTPTDAAALGGIAALATQFGDIPVGYSDHTPDTHTGALAVASGAVVLEKHVTYDRAAVGPDHAVSLEPDTFAEYVRLARQAATMTGPRCKAVLSIENDVRQVSRQSLCATRDLPADHVLTREDLTIKRPGTGLPAAVLMETIGRRLARPVRANDLLLADDLA; from the coding sequence ATGCCTCAAGTATCTGATTGGTTTGGACCTGCCACGACCACCGCGCCGCCGCGCGTCTGGCTGCTTGCCGAGTTGGGCGTGAACCATGACGGTTCGGTCGATCGCGCGCTCGAGCTGACGCGGGCCGCGAAGTCGGCGGGCGCGGATGCGATCAAGCTTCAACGTTTTGAGCCGGACCGTTTGCTGTCGAATCAGGCGTTGCTCGCCGACTATCAGACGGGGAAGGCGGACGATGCGGCGGCGCTGTTGCGCTCGCTGGTGCTGAGCGTGGACGAGATGCGGATCATCCGCGACGCGGCGCGGGCAGCGGGGCTGAAGTTTGTCGTCACGCCGTTCAGCCTCGCAGACGTGGCGGACCTGGCATCGCTGGAGGTCGACGCGGTCAAGATTGCATCGCCCGACGCGGTGAACCTGCCGCTGCTGCGCGAGTCGGCCAACCTCGGCGTGCCGATGCTCGTCTCGACCGGGACATGTGAGCTGGCGGAGCTGACCGCGACGGTCGAGTTGCTGCGAACGCACTCGGCAGGCGGCTGCATCATGCAATGCGTCTCCAGCTATCCGACGCCCACCGACGCCGCGGCGCTCGGCGGTATTGCCGCGCTGGCGACGCAGTTCGGCGATATACCGGTCGGCTATTCCGACCATACGCCGGACACGCATACCGGTGCTCTCGCCGTCGCCAGCGGTGCGGTCGTGCTGGAGAAGCATGTCACGTACGACCGCGCTGCCGTGGGCCCGGATCATGCGGTGAGTCTTGAGCCTGACACGTTCGCCGAGTATGTCCGCCTCGCTCGGCAGGCGGCGACCATGACGGGCCCGCGCTGCAAGGCCGTACTTTCCATTGAGAACGACGTTCGGCAGGTGTCTCGACAGAGTCTGTGCGCCACGCGCGACCTGCCGGCCGATCATGTGCTTACGCGCGAGGATCTCACCATCAAGCGTCCCGGTACGGGCCTGCCCGCCGCGGTGCTGATGGAGACGATCGGCCGACGGTTGGCCCGCCCCGTGCGAGCGAACGACCTGCTGCTGGCAGACGATCTGGCGTAG
- a CDS encoding porin — protein sequence MRSKQAGMVSLGALALGLIGPVSALADDQLRAELAELRAEVAELRNDLPASQRQDNAFPLTAGHDGSFFLASEDNKFRMNIGGQVQLRYYLNLRNDPDEGYDSTSSFQHRRTRLTFSGHVGDPRFTYRVQTEVRRQDGRGAIADLYVGYKINDQLSLQVGRMKAPFWKEDLHSSGRQLAVERSYVNNLFAQGRSTGIQLAYRPMDDLRVNGMVHNGFDAGLSDFNTGVDGNAARIALTGRAEYKIMGDWGQYRHFAGYTDDPMGLFIGGAAHWEQNRTTQWDDEKDFFSWTADASWYMENLSVFAAVVGRHATRTENDAPKFDDYGFLAQAGYTINDTFQPFVRYEHIRPDNDRNAHNVDLVTAGLNWFIRGHNAKLTTDVVWALDSLSGFAGGSGGLGLLTDAPGEKNQVVWRTQFQLLF from the coding sequence ATGAGAAGCAAACAAGCAGGGATGGTATCGCTGGGCGCGCTGGCGCTTGGCCTGATTGGGCCGGTGTCGGCGTTGGCCGACGATCAGCTCCGCGCGGAGCTGGCCGAGCTGCGGGCGGAAGTCGCCGAGCTGCGCAACGATCTGCCGGCGTCACAGCGGCAGGACAACGCCTTCCCCCTCACGGCCGGGCATGATGGCAGCTTCTTCCTCGCCAGCGAGGACAACAAGTTTCGCATGAACATCGGCGGGCAGGTTCAGCTTCGTTACTACCTGAACCTCCGCAACGATCCCGACGAAGGCTACGACTCGACCAGCAGCTTTCAGCACCGCCGCACGCGGTTGACCTTCTCCGGCCATGTGGGCGACCCGCGTTTCACCTATCGCGTGCAGACCGAGGTCCGCCGACAGGACGGCCGGGGCGCGATCGCCGACCTGTACGTCGGCTACAAGATCAATGATCAACTGTCGCTTCAGGTCGGTCGCATGAAAGCGCCGTTCTGGAAGGAAGACCTGCACAGCTCCGGCCGACAGCTTGCGGTCGAACGCTCGTATGTGAACAACCTCTTCGCGCAAGGCCGATCGACCGGCATCCAGCTCGCCTATCGACCGATGGATGATCTTCGCGTCAATGGTATGGTGCACAACGGCTTCGACGCGGGGCTGAGCGACTTCAACACGGGTGTCGACGGCAACGCGGCGCGCATCGCCCTCACCGGCCGAGCCGAGTACAAAATCATGGGCGACTGGGGCCAGTACCGCCACTTCGCCGGCTACACCGATGACCCGATGGGCCTGTTCATCGGTGGTGCCGCGCACTGGGAACAGAATCGCACGACCCAGTGGGACGACGAAAAAGACTTCTTCTCATGGACCGCCGACGCGTCCTGGTACATGGAAAACCTCTCCGTCTTCGCCGCCGTCGTCGGCCGACATGCGACGCGCACCGAAAACGACGCGCCCAAGTTCGACGACTACGGCTTTCTCGCGCAAGCCGGCTACACGATCAACGACACGTTCCAGCCGTTTGTCCGCTATGAGCACATCCGGCCCGACAACGACCGCAACGCGCACAACGTTGACCTGGTCACCGCGGGCCTGAACTGGTTCATCCGCGGCCACAACGCCAAGCTCACCACCGACGTCGTCTGGGCACTTGACTCGCTCAGCGGCTTCGCAGGCGGCAGCGGCGGCCTTGGCCTGCTCACTGACGCGCCCGGCGAAAAGAACCAGGTCGTCTGGCGGACACAGTTCCAGTTGCTCTTCTAA
- a CDS encoding acyl-CoA thioesterase encodes MIDPATLRTDAGDPLPLDVPRPFVQLVTVTDADCDRQRHVNNAVYPRWMDDAAYAHSCAVGYDWARYQEMGASFVVRRHEIDYLGEALAGDRLVVATWPKAMAKFNAERRHQVLRLSDGVVMVRAMTRWVFMDIARRRPRRIPAEMIEAFQQSVDTGSDHI; translated from the coding sequence ATGATTGATCCGGCGACGCTGCGCACGGATGCGGGCGATCCGCTGCCGTTGGACGTGCCTCGGCCGTTCGTGCAGCTGGTGACGGTGACGGACGCCGACTGCGATCGTCAGCGACATGTGAACAACGCGGTCTATCCGCGCTGGATGGACGACGCGGCGTACGCGCATTCGTGCGCGGTGGGATACGACTGGGCGCGCTATCAGGAAATGGGCGCGAGCTTTGTGGTGCGTCGGCATGAGATCGACTACCTCGGCGAAGCGCTCGCGGGCGATCGGCTGGTGGTGGCGACGTGGCCGAAGGCGATGGCGAAGTTCAACGCGGAGCGTCGACATCAGGTGTTGCGGTTGAGCGACGGCGTGGTGATGGTGCGGGCGATGACGCGATGGGTTTTCATGGACATCGCCCGCCGTCGTCCCCGCCGAATCCCTGCGGAGATGATTGAGGCCTTTCAGCAGTCAGTCGACACGGGGTCGGATCACATCTGA
- a CDS encoding SDR family oxidoreductase, protein MALVTGGAKRVGRAVALRLAECGMDVAITYRSSSDAAAEVVNEIRAMGRQAVAIRADLEQRDVGEQVYKQFERHFDRLDALINNAAIFWPCRLWQVDADDYDRFQAVNARGPLLLMRAFASMLADNWDEDDPATTGRVVNFVDIHVMGEPMPGYIAYSASKAALLEITTSAAVELAPRVTVNAIAPGVVAWAEEFDEKQRQQYLARVPLGRAGTPADAAEAVRFLVCDAHYCTGQVIRIDGGRLLK, encoded by the coding sequence GTGGCGCTGGTCACGGGCGGGGCGAAGCGCGTCGGCCGAGCGGTCGCGCTGCGGCTGGCCGAGTGCGGGATGGATGTGGCGATCACCTATCGTTCGAGTAGCGACGCGGCGGCGGAGGTGGTGAATGAGATTCGCGCGATGGGTCGGCAAGCGGTGGCAATCCGGGCCGACCTCGAACAGCGCGACGTCGGCGAGCAGGTCTATAAGCAGTTCGAGCGACATTTCGATCGGTTAGATGCACTGATCAACAATGCGGCGATCTTCTGGCCCTGCCGACTGTGGCAGGTGGACGCGGACGACTACGACCGCTTCCAGGCGGTCAACGCGCGCGGGCCGCTGCTGCTGATGCGGGCGTTTGCATCAATGCTGGCGGACAACTGGGACGAGGACGACCCGGCCACGACCGGGCGCGTGGTGAACTTCGTCGACATTCACGTCATGGGCGAGCCGATGCCCGGCTATATCGCCTACTCCGCGTCGAAGGCGGCGCTGCTTGAGATCACCACCAGCGCTGCGGTGGAGTTGGCTCCGCGGGTGACGGTGAACGCGATCGCGCCGGGCGTGGTGGCGTGGGCGGAAGAGTTTGATGAGAAGCAGCGGCAGCAGTACCTCGCGCGTGTGCCGCTTGGTCGGGCTGGCACGCCGGCGGACGCGGCGGAGGCGGTGCGGTTTCTCGTGTGTGATGCGCATTACTGCACGGGGCAGGTAATCCGCATCGACGGCGGTCGGCTGCTCAAGTGA
- the metF gene encoding methylenetetrahydrofolate reductase [NAD(P)H] has translation MHIRDIFAATPTTFSFEFFPPKTPETAERLYESITELEALKPAFVSVTYGAGGGTRELTHELVARVKKTTSLDPVPHLTCVCHQEDDIREILERYADEGIGNILALGGDPPRDKADWDRSQDHFHHAADLVAFIRKFNESGKHTDPRGFGIGVAGFPEGHPATPNRLDEMDHLKAKVDAGADYICTQLFFDNRDFYDFRERCELAGIHVPIIAGIMPITSAKGMRRMGDLAAGSRFPAPLLRAINRATSQGSDTEIAEAVKRVGVHWATEQCRDLIDNQVRGIHFYTLNKSDATRQIYQNLGVPDSEALANG, from the coding sequence ATGCATATACGTGACATTTTTGCCGCTACGCCGACGACCTTCTCGTTTGAGTTCTTTCCGCCGAAGACGCCCGAGACAGCCGAGCGGTTGTACGAGTCGATTACCGAGCTGGAGGCCCTCAAGCCTGCTTTTGTCTCCGTCACCTACGGGGCCGGCGGCGGTACGCGCGAGCTGACCCACGAGTTGGTCGCCCGCGTGAAGAAGACCACCAGCCTCGACCCCGTGCCGCACCTGACCTGCGTCTGCCATCAGGAAGATGACATTCGCGAGATTCTCGAGCGGTACGCTGACGAGGGCATCGGCAACATTCTCGCGCTTGGCGGCGACCCGCCGCGCGACAAGGCCGACTGGGACCGCAGCCAGGACCACTTTCACCACGCCGCGGACCTGGTCGCGTTCATCCGCAAGTTCAACGAGTCGGGCAAGCACACCGACCCGCGCGGCTTCGGCATTGGCGTGGCAGGCTTCCCCGAAGGCCACCCCGCCACGCCCAACCGCCTCGACGAGATGGACCATCTCAAGGCCAAGGTCGACGCGGGGGCGGACTACATCTGCACGCAGCTTTTCTTCGACAACCGCGACTTTTACGACTTCCGCGAGCGTTGCGAACTGGCGGGCATTCACGTGCCCATCATCGCGGGCATCATGCCCATCACCAGCGCGAAGGGCATGCGCCGGATGGGCGACCTCGCTGCGGGCTCGCGCTTCCCCGCACCCCTGTTGCGGGCGATCAACCGCGCGACCTCGCAAGGCAGCGACACGGAGATCGCCGAGGCGGTCAAACGCGTTGGCGTGCACTGGGCGACCGAGCAATGCCGTGACCTGATCGACAACCAGGTGCGCGGCATTCACTTTTACACGCTCAACAAGTCCGACGCGACGCGGCAGATCTACCAGAACCTCGGCGTGCCGGACAGCGAAGCGCTCGCCAACGGCTAA
- a CDS encoding gamma-butyrobetaine hydroxylase-like domain-containing protein — protein MSDPAPLRPKHIDLKKDTALTLHWSDGRVSVYPIDYLRRMSPSADARELREEMRKNPLAVLPTSAGGTGGPLIAEGVELVGNYALRVRFSDGHDTGIYSWQYLREIDPDQPEPGDD, from the coding sequence ATGAGCGATCCAGCTCCCCTGCGACCGAAACATATCGATCTGAAGAAGGACACTGCGCTGACCCTGCACTGGTCTGACGGGCGGGTGTCGGTGTATCCGATCGACTACCTTCGGCGAATGTCGCCCTCGGCCGACGCGAGGGAGTTGCGCGAAGAGATGCGCAAGAATCCGCTGGCGGTGCTGCCGACCTCGGCCGGCGGTACGGGCGGGCCGCTGATCGCGGAGGGTGTCGAGCTGGTGGGCAACTACGCGCTGCGCGTGCGTTTTTCTGATGGCCACGATACGGGCATTTATTCGTGGCAATACCTGCGTGAGATCGACCCCGATCAACCGGAGCCGGGCGATGATTGA
- the trpS gene encoding tryptophan--tRNA ligase: protein MSTAEVTSIRPRILTGDTPTGRLHLGHWVGSVEHRVQAQYEYDCFFIIANVHALTTRAEESAAVREDVFQITMDYLAAGIDPQQSVIFLQSEVPAIAELTWYFAMLLPFNRLMRNPTLKTEIELKGLGDHYSFGFPMYAVGQVADILAFRANAVPVGEDQIPHIEMTREVARRFNIVYAGVNPQAGDEAHAEQGVFPIPEAKMGRVSRLSGIDGKAKMSKSLNNAIFLSDTPKQVKKKCGRIFTGRMAADSPGVIEGNPLWEYHDTFNPDKAEVEDMKARYREGKVGDGECKMRLADVINELLEPMRQRRAEFEADPDKVLDVLRDGTRRANVVAEQTLAAAKAAMKFDFLDRKLEF from the coding sequence ATGTCCACTGCTGAAGTAACGTCAATCCGCCCGCGCATCCTCACCGGCGATACGCCCACCGGCCGACTGCACCTCGGCCACTGGGTCGGGTCGGTCGAACATCGCGTGCAGGCGCAGTACGAGTACGACTGCTTTTTCATCATCGCCAACGTTCACGCCCTGACCACGCGGGCGGAAGAGTCGGCGGCCGTGCGGGAGGACGTGTTCCAGATCACCATGGACTACCTCGCCGCCGGCATCGACCCGCAGCAGTCGGTGATCTTCCTGCAAAGCGAAGTGCCCGCCATTGCCGAGCTGACCTGGTACTTTGCGATGCTCCTGCCGTTCAATCGGCTGATGCGAAACCCGACGCTCAAGACTGAAATCGAGCTGAAGGGCCTGGGCGATCATTACAGCTTCGGGTTCCCGATGTACGCGGTGGGTCAGGTCGCGGACATCCTCGCGTTCCGCGCCAACGCCGTGCCGGTCGGCGAAGATCAGATTCCGCACATCGAGATGACGCGCGAAGTCGCCCGACGGTTCAACATCGTCTACGCAGGCGTCAACCCGCAGGCGGGCGACGAGGCCCACGCGGAACAGGGCGTGTTCCCGATCCCCGAAGCGAAGATGGGGCGTGTCTCGCGGCTGTCGGGGATTGATGGCAAGGCGAAGATGAGCAAGTCGCTGAACAATGCGATCTTTTTAAGTGACACGCCCAAGCAGGTGAAGAAAAAGTGTGGCCGCATTTTTACGGGTCGCATGGCCGCCGACTCGCCTGGCGTGATCGAGGGCAACCCGCTGTGGGAATACCACGACACGTTCAACCCCGACAAGGCCGAGGTCGAGGACATGAAGGCCCGCTACCGTGAAGGGAAGGTCGGCGACGGCGAGTGTAAAATGCGGTTGGCCGACGTGATCAACGAACTGCTCGAGCCGATGCGTCAGCGGCGTGCCGAGTTTGAGGCCGACCCTGACAAGGTGCTCGACGTTCTGCGTGACGGCACGCGTCGGGCCAACGTCGTGGCGGAGCAGACGCTGGCGGCGGCGAAGGCGGCGATGAAGTTTGACTTTCTGGACCGTAAGCTGGAATTCTGA
- a CDS encoding outer membrane protein assembly factor, translating to MNSAAGQVDAAGRPIAEIEVVGLEQVAEQLVRNQIRSEVGEPYDPRTVEQDIVRINHLGRFSTVRSQIEPTDENTIVLRYVLEEHPLLQAVQVVGNRALNDQELLRLVRLQRGDPIDPFLIDRGRQRIMEEYEDAGYYAAEVEVDEELLGEERALVFRVREGPRVRLRRLGFEGNEAYPTRQLRNEIETQTWLPIFRRGELNREQLDLDASRVREFYQQRGYLDAQVGRRIAISPDQRDARVHFLVEEGPRYIVENIRVQGNELFPDEQIVRNMTLERGSVYSAEQATQSRRALEDLYGRLGFIETDIAITRLFHEDEPRVDLLVEIDEGLPAMVGRLTLRGNEVTKDNVALRQVRGMRPGRPFDRSGVQETERRLRRSSLFAGGTVTVLGDPGDEMRDVLIEVQEQQTGSLNIGAGVSSDLGLIGAIDLTQRNFDIANPPTTFDEFISGRAFRGAGQYFQISLQPGSQASQYSVSFREPYLMESDFFLDTNVFYFSRRRIDYDERRVGGSLGLGRRFGDIWSGSVRARGQEVRINDIEPDAPTAVFGVEGYSALTALGLSLDRDTTDSVFYPTSGSLIELGVERVGALGGDFNFTRATASWRQFFTIDEDFFGRRSVLSVRAETGYIFDEDRAPVFETFYAGGHRTFRGFDFRGVGPRGIRADTGDPSRRAVGGEFMFLTGAQYQFPLLGTPAPGEHIGTLSGVVFTDMGTVRDSPGFGEWRASVGAGIRIMVPFVGQAPFAIDFAYPVMREPGDQRQIISFDISLPLQ from the coding sequence GTGAATTCCGCCGCCGGGCAGGTGGACGCCGCCGGTCGGCCGATCGCGGAGATCGAGGTAGTCGGTCTGGAGCAGGTGGCCGAGCAGCTCGTGCGCAACCAGATCCGCTCGGAGGTCGGTGAGCCTTACGACCCGCGAACGGTCGAGCAGGACATCGTGCGTATCAATCATCTCGGGCGGTTCAGCACCGTGCGGTCGCAGATCGAGCCGACGGACGAAAACACGATCGTGCTGCGTTACGTGCTGGAGGAGCATCCGCTGCTGCAGGCGGTGCAGGTGGTGGGCAACCGCGCGTTGAACGACCAGGAACTGCTCAGGCTCGTTCGGCTACAGCGGGGCGATCCGATTGATCCGTTCCTGATCGACCGCGGTCGGCAGCGGATCATGGAAGAGTATGAAGACGCGGGCTACTACGCCGCGGAAGTGGAAGTCGACGAGGAACTGCTCGGCGAAGAGCGTGCGCTGGTCTTCCGCGTACGCGAGGGGCCGCGCGTTCGGCTGCGTCGGCTGGGCTTTGAGGGGAATGAGGCGTACCCCACGCGGCAGCTTCGCAATGAAATCGAAACGCAGACCTGGCTGCCGATCTTTCGGCGGGGCGAGCTGAACCGCGAGCAACTCGACCTCGATGCGTCGCGCGTTCGCGAGTTTTACCAGCAGCGTGGCTATCTCGATGCACAGGTCGGCAGGCGGATCGCCATCTCGCCGGACCAGCGCGACGCACGCGTGCACTTTCTTGTTGAAGAAGGCCCGCGCTACATCGTTGAAAACATCCGCGTGCAGGGCAACGAGCTGTTCCCCGATGAGCAGATCGTTCGCAACATGACGCTGGAGCGCGGCAGCGTCTACTCGGCCGAGCAGGCGACGCAGTCGCGGCGGGCCCTTGAAGACCTCTATGGCAGGCTGGGTTTCATCGAGACGGACATCGCCATCACCCGCCTGTTTCACGAGGACGAACCGAGGGTCGACCTGCTGGTGGAGATCGACGAAGGCCTGCCCGCGATGGTGGGTCGGCTGACGCTTCGCGGCAATGAAGTGACGAAGGACAATGTGGCGCTTCGACAGGTGCGTGGCATGCGTCCCGGTCGGCCGTTCGACCGTTCGGGTGTGCAGGAGACGGAGCGTCGGCTGCGCCGGAGCTCGCTGTTCGCCGGCGGCACGGTGACCGTGCTGGGCGATCCTGGCGACGAGATGCGCGACGTGCTGATTGAAGTGCAGGAGCAGCAGACCGGCTCGCTGAACATCGGCGCGGGTGTCAGCTCGGACCTGGGCCTGATCGGTGCGATTGACCTGACGCAGCGCAACTTTGACATCGCCAACCCGCCGACGACGTTTGACGAGTTTATCTCCGGCCGGGCGTTTCGCGGGGCGGGTCAGTACTTCCAGATTTCGCTTCAACCGGGCAGTCAGGCGAGCCAGTATTCGGTGAGCTTCCGCGAGCCGTACCTGATGGAAAGCGACTTTTTCCTCGACACGAACGTGTTCTACTTTTCGCGTCGGCGGATCGATTATGACGAACGGCGCGTCGGCGGATCGCTCGGGCTCGGCAGGCGGTTCGGTGATATCTGGTCTGGCTCGGTGCGGGCACGTGGGCAGGAAGTTCGGATCAACGACATCGAGCCCGACGCGCCCACGGCCGTCTTCGGCGTCGAAGGGTATAGCGCCCTGACTGCGTTGGGCCTGTCGCTGGATCGTGACACGACCGACAGCGTCTTTTACCCGACCAGCGGCAGCCTGATCGAGCTCGGCGTTGAACGGGTGGGGGCGCTGGGTGGTGACTTTAATTTCACGCGCGCCACTGCGAGCTGGCGGCAGTTTTTCACTATCGACGAAGACTTCTTCGGCCGACGCAGCGTGCTGAGTGTGCGGGCGGAGACGGGCTACATCTTCGACGAAGATCGTGCTCCGGTGTTTGAGACGTTTTACGCGGGTGGGCATCGCACGTTCCGCGGCTTTGATTTCCGCGGCGTCGGGCCGCGCGGCATTCGAGCCGACACGGGCGACCCCTCGCGGCGCGCGGTCGGCGGCGAGTTCATGTTCCTCACCGGCGCACAGTACCAGTTCCCGCTGCTGGGCACGCCTGCACCGGGTGAGCACATCGGCACGCTGTCGGGCGTGGTGTTCACGGACATGGGCACGGTCCGCGACAGCCCGGGCTTCGGCGAGTGGCGAGCGTCGGTGGGTGCGGGCATCCGCATCATGGTGCCGTTTGTGGGGCAAGCGCCGTTCGCGATCGACTTCGCCTACCCGGTGATGCGCGAGCCTGGCGATCAACGGCAGATCATCAGCTTCGACATCTCGCTGCCGTTGCAGTAA